ACCACCTCTGAGGTCGGGCCGTGAGTGAATTGAAATAATATTAACCCCATTTTGCACGCTTATGACATTTAGTATCTCCACCAATAAGCCCTGCCTATCTTTGCCCGGATCGATTACGATTGATGTCACGTAGGACTTTGAGATTGCAAATCGATTCGCGGCACCGTCAGTTGCAATTGGCGATAGCTCGTTTACATCACATACTTCGCCCCGCGCTAACAGCACAAAGCGCGTCTTATTTTGAGAAACATCCGCGATATCTTCTGCGATGACTTTAAATCCATTGGCCCGCAAAGTTTCTGCCGCTGCTACCACGACAGCCGTGGAAAAACGTCGGTCCCTAACCATATTAATTGCTTCTGCGCTACTGCCAACCGCACAAAATCTAGCATTGGGGAACTTTCTTCGAAGATAAGTAGAGCACTGCCCTAAAGCCTGCTGATGGGAATAAATATCGGTGACTAGTTCGGGTGCAAAAAGTCCGTTGGGCATTAAACTATGATCGTCAAACATCCCAACGGCATGGCAAATATCAAACAAGTAGGCCTCGGCAATAAAGACTTTGCCGTTATACTTGCGCAACAAATCCAACGTCTCAGTAACAGGCCCCTCGATTAAATTCTCAATCGGGACAAAACCAAATTCTACCGAACCATCCGAAACATGAGAAAAGACTTCTTCGATTGAAATGCACGGCAGACTGCTCTCAGAACGAACATAACACTTAAGTGCTAAGTCAGAGAAAGTTCCCGCTGGCCCCAAATACGCAACGGATTTCATTTTTAGATCCAATTACACATAAGAACTAGCGAACGACTATAGTGTCGCCTTCCTTAATAAATGGATTGGGTTCGAGATTGTCGATCATGCGGTTATAGTCTAAATGGTATCGAATCTCGCCCTCAGCCGTTTTGCGTATAAGAGTGACGTAGTTTTCGTTAGCAAAGGGCGCAAAACCACCACCAGTAGCAATCGCCTGAAGCAGAGTAATCTTACCAGCACTGGTATACTGTCCAGGTCGGGCAAACTTGCCCACTAAAAAATAACGAGTCGGTGCACTCTGCACAACCGATACAGCCACGTATGCAGATGGAACGAATTTCGAGAGCTTGTCCGAAATCGCCTTCGCTACTTGCGGGGCAGTAAATCCTGCCACATTGACATCGTTAATCAGTTGCATCGTGACCTTGCCATCATCCCTCACCGCCAAGTCACCAGAAAGTTTTGGCTCGCCCCACACCTCCACATGCAGCACATCGTTGGCCTTAATTTTATACGCACCCTCTTCACCCGAATTGTCTAGTAGCTCCTCCAAAGGACTTCCGCCCTGAGGGATAACACAAGACGTCAAGAAAACGGGTATAAGAATCAACGATGAGCACAATCTAAGAAAATTATTAGCCATTACTCTCTATCTCACATCAATGTTATCGACCTAGCCCTCGCCGCCAACTGAAGATGCTATTGTCTGCAAATGATATAATATTTCTCTATTTATGTCTTCCCCATACGCAGCGCTTTTTGCCAGTTCCACCGCCTCTTTTGCAAATGCCAAGCCAGCCCTACCCTGCCCTCTCTTGTAGTAAACCCAGGCAAGGGTATCGGAAACGGCGCCTTCCTCAGGTAGTAACTCTTTTGCAACGAGGGCCAAGCGCAAGGCTTCGTTCAGGTCTCCATTTAGGTTTTCCACCATTAGCCAGGACAAATTATTAGCAGCAACGGCATGGCGAGGATTAAGTGTTAACACTTTCCTATACGCCTCAGCAGCTTGGCTGAAATTTTTTGACTTTTCATAAAGTTTCGCCAACAACATCCATGAGGCCACATGCTCAGGCTTTTTGCTAAGCAAGAGCTGGTAATTGCTAACTGCTTTTTCTAAATCGGATTCGCGCTCATCAATACTTGCCAAAACGCCATAAGCTTCTACCAAGCTGGGCCTATTTTCGATAACATCCGCTAGCAATCTCCTCGCCTCATTGGCATCGCCAACTGAAACATCCTGCTTGCTCATAATTAGCGAAGCAATAACAAAATCGTATTCGGGACTTGAGCTTGTGCTGTGCAGTTTTAATTTTCTAATCTCCTCTATCGCGCCACTTGCATCACCTTTTAGTATAATAAACTGGCGCGCAAGCCTTCTTAAGACTGGCAAAATATTCCTGTCCGTCAAAGTTGCAAACTTATACCACCTAATAGCAGCCGCGGTATCCCCTCTCTGCTCCTCCAATAGGCCGAGCCTGTAGTAGCCGATGGGATTATCCATAAAATTGGACACCAGCAACTCGTAAACCTTACGCGCATCATCAAACCTCTTTCGGTGGACGAAAATGTCGGCGCGCAAAATGTGCGCGTTTAAGTGAAAGGGATAATAGCGTAAAATTGCGTCAAGTTGCTCTAAAGCCTTATCTATATCCTTTTCGGACAGATAGAAGCGCGCCAGAGCTAAACGCGCTCCTGCGTCAGCAGAATTAATCTTAACAGCTTGATTGAGATGCTCTACTGCCTCAAACCGCTTGCCCATCGATAGTTCTATTTCCGCTACTCGCCTAAACACCGGTGAGAACTTCGGCAAATGCTCAAGTGCCTGCATATAAAGGCCAAGCGCCACTTCTATATCCTGCTCCTGCTCGCTCCGGCGCGCCCGAAAGTACTGAACCATACCCTGCAGCCCTCCGTCTTCTTCCACAACCACGTCCACCAGCTTAAGCCATTTGTCTTTCTGGCGATTAGACATGTAGTAATCAACCACGAGATCCAGAGCTTCGATATTACTAGGATCTAGTTCTAAAACTTTCTCGTATTGCTCCACTGCTTTGTGACCAAGCCCTCGGCGCAAAAAAAAGTTGCCAAAATACATCCGCAAGCTAGCATCCTTTTCGTCTAGCTTAATGGCATCCTCGATAAGCGCCTGAGCGTCGTCAAACCTACCCTTAAGGGAGTGCATATCGGCTAAGGCAATCTTTACCACTGCGTTCTTGGGGTCGCGTTCGATTGCTAACGACAAAAGTTTCTTCGCTCGTTCATAATCGCCCTCAGCAAAACAGACATCTGCCAGGCTAGCCAAAACGGCAATGTTGTTAGCATGCGTGCTATAAAGTTTTTCAAGAATTTCCTTTGATGCTGGCAAGTTCCCCTTCTTCCTTTCCAAAGTAGCTTTCAGCAAAAGAACATTTTCATCCTCAGGGTTGTCAGTAGCCAATTTATCGATTTCACTCCCCACTAGCTCGTACTGCCCAGCAGCGAGCAACAATGACACTAACTGAGCTCTCGCCTCGGGATGCGCGGGGTCTAGCTCCAATGTAGTTCGATAACTTTGGACGGCGGCTAAGAAATTTCTCTGTCTTGCTAATACCTTAGCCAAAGAATAATGAGCCTCTGCACCACTAGGGTTACTCTCAATCGCCGAAAGCAATACTATCCTCGCCTCCTCAAGCTTTTGTTGAGAAATGTAGTTCTCGGATTCTTGCACTAATCTCCTAAATTTTTCTTCTGGGCTCTCATGTTTACAGGCCCAAAAAAACGTCAAAATTAATATACAACAACAATAATTCAAACAACTTAGTAAAGACCTATTTATGGGTAATGGGCGGGAAACTACTTGACTTTTATACATAAATTTTGAGATAAAATGCATGCTTTTTTTTTATATTTGCATATCAGTGGATCATAGGACAAGAATCGCCATGTGGCAAAGATAAGACGGCAAAAATATGGATTTCTCCCAGCCCGAAGAAAAATCTCCAATTGAGATATTCACTATAATTAGTCGAGCGATAATGCGCTATTGGAACGTAGCTGTTGGGCCT
This genomic window from Deltaproteobacteria bacterium contains:
- a CDS encoding polysaccharide biosynthesis/export family protein, yielding MANNFLRLCSSLILIPVFLTSCVIPQGGSPLEELLDNSGEEGAYKIKANDVLHVEVWGEPKLSGDLAVRDDGKVTMQLINDVNVAGFTAPQVAKAISDKLSKFVPSAYVAVSVVQSAPTRYFLVGKFARPGQYTSAGKITLLQAIATGGGFAPFANENYVTLIRKTAEGEIRYHLDYNRMIDNLEPNPFIKEGDTIVVR
- a CDS encoding tetratricopeptide repeat protein; translated protein: MQESENYISQQKLEEARIVLLSAIESNPSGAEAHYSLAKVLARQRNFLAAVQSYRTTLELDPAHPEARAQLVSLLLAAGQYELVGSEIDKLATDNPEDENVLLLKATLERKKGNLPASKEILEKLYSTHANNIAVLASLADVCFAEGDYERAKKLLSLAIERDPKNAVVKIALADMHSLKGRFDDAQALIEDAIKLDEKDASLRMYFGNFFLRRGLGHKAVEQYEKVLELDPSNIEALDLVVDYYMSNRQKDKWLKLVDVVVEEDGGLQGMVQYFRARRSEQEQDIEVALGLYMQALEHLPKFSPVFRRVAEIELSMGKRFEAVEHLNQAVKINSADAGARLALARFYLSEKDIDKALEQLDAILRYYPFHLNAHILRADIFVHRKRFDDARKVYELLVSNFMDNPIGYYRLGLLEEQRGDTAAAIRWYKFATLTDRNILPVLRRLARQFIILKGDASGAIEEIRKLKLHSTSSSPEYDFVIASLIMSKQDVSVGDANEARRLLADVIENRPSLVEAYGVLASIDERESDLEKAVSNYQLLLSKKPEHVASWMLLAKLYEKSKNFSQAAEAYRKVLTLNPRHAVAANNLSWLMVENLNGDLNEALRLALVAKELLPEEGAVSDTLAWVYYKRGQGRAGLAFAKEAVELAKSAAYGEDINREILYHLQTIASSVGGEG